The following proteins are encoded in a genomic region of Oncorhynchus kisutch isolate 150728-3 linkage group LG18, Okis_V2, whole genome shotgun sequence:
- the LOC109875592 gene encoding septin-5 isoform X1: MHVPSWLEMAECTIAPVAMEDSDHEAHSSSDDLDSAPPSPDHTRDHHHEPEQHSSPYKDDSEDSELENIMQQDPHHSGDHPHPPLGGYEHSPDHEHSHPVDREAEGGDTPGTPTFLRPPTAGGRAQSDNQGVGRLQLGGCGMVDHYDMQSPLSPTRPKSPWGRFDPYDFPEDQDKDYVGFATLPNQVHRKSVKKGFDFTLMVAGESGLGKSTLVNSLFLTDLYKDRKLLNAEERITQTVEITKHTVDIEEKGVKLKLTIVDTPGFGDAVNNTEWKSVADYIDQQFEQYFRDESGLNRKNIQDNRVHCCLYFISPFGHGLRPLDVEFMKALHEKVNIVPILAKADTLTPTEVKKKKFKIREEIQQYGIKIYQFPDCDSDEDEDFKLQDQELKDSIPFAVIGSNTVVEAKGKRVRGRLYPWGIVEVENSAHCDFVKLRNMLVRTHMQDLKDVTRETHYENYRAHCIQSMTRMVVKERNRNKLTRESGTDFPIPVIPSTTDTETEKLIREKDEELRRMQEMLTKIQEQMHTQKEAY; this comes from the exons CACTCAAGCCCTTACAAGGATGATTCTGAAGACTCTGAGTTGGAGAACATCATGCAACAAGACCCCCACCACAGCGGGGACCACCCTCACCCGCCTCTGGGCGGCTATGAGCACAGCCCCGACCATGAGCACTCCCACCCGGTGGACAGGGAGGCAGAGGGTGGCGACACCCCAGGGACGCCTACCTTTTTGCGGCCCCCCACGGCAGGTGGCAGGGCCCAGTCAGACAACCAGGGCGTAGGGAGGCTGCAGTTGGGTGGATGTGGGATGGTGGATCACTATGACATGCAGTCTCCCCTCAGTCCCACCAGGCCCAAGAGCCCCTGGGGCCGCTTTGATCCCTACGACTTTCCAGAG GACCAAGACAAGGACTATGTGGGCTTTGCCACACTGCCAAACCAGGTGCACCGTAAGTCTGTCAAGAAGGGCTTTGACTTCACCCTGATGGTAGCAGGGGAGTCTGGTCTGGGCAAGTCCACCCTGGTCAACAGCCTCTTCCTCACAGACCTCTACAAGGACAGGAAGCTACTCAACGCTGAGG AGCGGATCACTCAGACAGTGGAGATCACTAAACACACAGTGGACATTGAGGAGAAGGGCGTCAAGCTGAAGCTCACCATCGTAGACACCCCTGGCTTTGGAGACGCTGTCAATAACACTGAATG GAAGTCAGTGGCGGACTACATCGACCAGCAGTTTGAGCAGTACTTCAGGGACGAGAGTGGACTGAACAGGAAGAACATCCAGGATAACAGAGTTCACTGCTGCCTCTACTTCATCTCTCCCTTCGGACACGG CCTGAGGCCTCTGGATGTGGAGTTTATGAAGGCCCTTCATGAGAAGGTCAACATTGTGCCAATCCTGGCCAAGGCCGATACACTCACACCCACCGAGGTCAAGAAAAAGAAATTCAAG ATCCGAGAGGAGATCCAGCAGTATGGGATTAAGATCTACCAGTTCCCAGACTGTGACTCTGATGAGGATGAGGACTTCAAACTGCAGGATCAGGAGCTCAAG gacAGTATACCGTTTGCGGTGATCGGCAGCAACACGGTGGTGGAGGCCAAAGGGAAGAGGGTCCGGGGTCGTCTTTATCCCTGGGGCATCGTGGAAG TGGAGAACTCAGCGCACTGTGACTTTGTGAAGCTGAGGAACATGTTGGTGAGGACACACATGCAGGACCTGAAGGATGTGACACGGGAGACCCACTATGAGAACTACAGGGCTCACTGCATTCAGAGCATGACCCGCATGGTGGTGAAGGAACGCAACCGCAa TAAACTGACCAGGGAGAGCGGCACAGACTTCCCCATCCCTGTGATACCAAGTAccacagacacagagacggagAAGCTAATCCGAGAGAAAGACGAAGAG TTGCGGCGAATGCAAGAGATGCTCACAAAGATCCAGGAACAGATGCACACGCAGAAGGAGGCCTATTAA
- the LOC109875592 gene encoding septin-4 isoform X5 gives MENSSSNNRFRTTMFNHDDEDQDKDYVGFATLPNQVHRKSVKKGFDFTLMVAGESGLGKSTLVNSLFLTDLYKDRKLLNAEERITQTVEITKHTVDIEEKGVKLKLTIVDTPGFGDAVNNTECWKSVADYIDQQFEQYFRDESGLNRKNIQDNRVHCCLYFISPFGHGLRPLDVEFMKALHEKVNIVPILAKADTLTPTEVKKKKFKIREEIQQYGIKIYQFPDCDSDEDEDFKLQDQELKDSIPFAVIGSNTVVEAKGKRVRGRLYPWGIVEVENSAHCDFVKLRNMLVRTHMQDLKDVTRETHYENYRAHCIQSMTRMVVKERNRNKLTRESGTDFPIPVIPSTTDTETEKLIREKDEELRRMQEMLTKIQEQMHTQKEAY, from the exons GACCAAGACAAGGACTATGTGGGCTTTGCCACACTGCCAAACCAGGTGCACCGTAAGTCTGTCAAGAAGGGCTTTGACTTCACCCTGATGGTAGCAGGGGAGTCTGGTCTGGGCAAGTCCACCCTGGTCAACAGCCTCTTCCTCACAGACCTCTACAAGGACAGGAAGCTACTCAACGCTGAGG AGCGGATCACTCAGACAGTGGAGATCACTAAACACACAGTGGACATTGAGGAGAAGGGCGTCAAGCTGAAGCTCACCATCGTAGACACCCCTGGCTTTGGAGACGCTGTCAATAACACTGAATG CTGGAAGTCAGTGGCGGACTACATCGACCAGCAGTTTGAGCAGTACTTCAGGGACGAGAGTGGACTGAACAGGAAGAACATCCAGGATAACAGAGTTCACTGCTGCCTCTACTTCATCTCTCCCTTCGGACACGG CCTGAGGCCTCTGGATGTGGAGTTTATGAAGGCCCTTCATGAGAAGGTCAACATTGTGCCAATCCTGGCCAAGGCCGATACACTCACACCCACCGAGGTCAAGAAAAAGAAATTCAAG ATCCGAGAGGAGATCCAGCAGTATGGGATTAAGATCTACCAGTTCCCAGACTGTGACTCTGATGAGGATGAGGACTTCAAACTGCAGGATCAGGAGCTCAAG gacAGTATACCGTTTGCGGTGATCGGCAGCAACACGGTGGTGGAGGCCAAAGGGAAGAGGGTCCGGGGTCGTCTTTATCCCTGGGGCATCGTGGAAG TGGAGAACTCAGCGCACTGTGACTTTGTGAAGCTGAGGAACATGTTGGTGAGGACACACATGCAGGACCTGAAGGATGTGACACGGGAGACCCACTATGAGAACTACAGGGCTCACTGCATTCAGAGCATGACCCGCATGGTGGTGAAGGAACGCAACCGCAa TAAACTGACCAGGGAGAGCGGCACAGACTTCCCCATCCCTGTGATACCAAGTAccacagacacagagacggagAAGCTAATCCGAGAGAAAGACGAAGAG TTGCGGCGAATGCAAGAGATGCTCACAAAGATCCAGGAACAGATGCACACGCAGAAGGAGGCCTATTAA
- the LOC109875592 gene encoding septin-4 isoform X4 — translation MENSSSNNRFRTTMFNHGEWSIQSILEDDEDQDKDYVGFATLPNQVHRKSVKKGFDFTLMVAGESGLGKSTLVNSLFLTDLYKDRKLLNAEERITQTVEITKHTVDIEEKGVKLKLTIVDTPGFGDAVNNTECWKSVADYIDQQFEQYFRDESGLNRKNIQDNRVHCCLYFISPFGHGLRPLDVEFMKALHEKVNIVPILAKADTLTPTEVKKKKFKIREEIQQYGIKIYQFPDCDSDEDEDFKLQDQELKDSIPFAVIGSNTVVEAKGKRVRGRLYPWGIVEVENSAHCDFVKLRNMLVRTHMQDLKDVTRETHYENYRAHCIQSMTRMVVKERNRNKLTRESGTDFPIPVIPSTTDTETEKLIREKDEELRRMQEMLTKIQEQMHTQKEAY, via the exons GACCAAGACAAGGACTATGTGGGCTTTGCCACACTGCCAAACCAGGTGCACCGTAAGTCTGTCAAGAAGGGCTTTGACTTCACCCTGATGGTAGCAGGGGAGTCTGGTCTGGGCAAGTCCACCCTGGTCAACAGCCTCTTCCTCACAGACCTCTACAAGGACAGGAAGCTACTCAACGCTGAGG AGCGGATCACTCAGACAGTGGAGATCACTAAACACACAGTGGACATTGAGGAGAAGGGCGTCAAGCTGAAGCTCACCATCGTAGACACCCCTGGCTTTGGAGACGCTGTCAATAACACTGAATG CTGGAAGTCAGTGGCGGACTACATCGACCAGCAGTTTGAGCAGTACTTCAGGGACGAGAGTGGACTGAACAGGAAGAACATCCAGGATAACAGAGTTCACTGCTGCCTCTACTTCATCTCTCCCTTCGGACACGG CCTGAGGCCTCTGGATGTGGAGTTTATGAAGGCCCTTCATGAGAAGGTCAACATTGTGCCAATCCTGGCCAAGGCCGATACACTCACACCCACCGAGGTCAAGAAAAAGAAATTCAAG ATCCGAGAGGAGATCCAGCAGTATGGGATTAAGATCTACCAGTTCCCAGACTGTGACTCTGATGAGGATGAGGACTTCAAACTGCAGGATCAGGAGCTCAAG gacAGTATACCGTTTGCGGTGATCGGCAGCAACACGGTGGTGGAGGCCAAAGGGAAGAGGGTCCGGGGTCGTCTTTATCCCTGGGGCATCGTGGAAG TGGAGAACTCAGCGCACTGTGACTTTGTGAAGCTGAGGAACATGTTGGTGAGGACACACATGCAGGACCTGAAGGATGTGACACGGGAGACCCACTATGAGAACTACAGGGCTCACTGCATTCAGAGCATGACCCGCATGGTGGTGAAGGAACGCAACCGCAa TAAACTGACCAGGGAGAGCGGCACAGACTTCCCCATCCCTGTGATACCAAGTAccacagacacagagacggagAAGCTAATCCGAGAGAAAGACGAAGAG TTGCGGCGAATGCAAGAGATGCTCACAAAGATCCAGGAACAGATGCACACGCAGAAGGAGGCCTATTAA
- the LOC109875592 gene encoding septin-4 isoform X6: MAANSETNSDSEDQDKDYVGFATLPNQVHRKSVKKGFDFTLMVAGESGLGKSTLVNSLFLTDLYKDRKLLNAEERITQTVEITKHTVDIEEKGVKLKLTIVDTPGFGDAVNNTECWKSVADYIDQQFEQYFRDESGLNRKNIQDNRVHCCLYFISPFGHGLRPLDVEFMKALHEKVNIVPILAKADTLTPTEVKKKKFKIREEIQQYGIKIYQFPDCDSDEDEDFKLQDQELKDSIPFAVIGSNTVVEAKGKRVRGRLYPWGIVEVENSAHCDFVKLRNMLVRTHMQDLKDVTRETHYENYRAHCIQSMTRMVVKERNRNKLTRESGTDFPIPVIPSTTDTETEKLIREKDEELRRMQEMLTKIQEQMHTQKEAY, translated from the exons GACCAAGACAAGGACTATGTGGGCTTTGCCACACTGCCAAACCAGGTGCACCGTAAGTCTGTCAAGAAGGGCTTTGACTTCACCCTGATGGTAGCAGGGGAGTCTGGTCTGGGCAAGTCCACCCTGGTCAACAGCCTCTTCCTCACAGACCTCTACAAGGACAGGAAGCTACTCAACGCTGAGG AGCGGATCACTCAGACAGTGGAGATCACTAAACACACAGTGGACATTGAGGAGAAGGGCGTCAAGCTGAAGCTCACCATCGTAGACACCCCTGGCTTTGGAGACGCTGTCAATAACACTGAATG CTGGAAGTCAGTGGCGGACTACATCGACCAGCAGTTTGAGCAGTACTTCAGGGACGAGAGTGGACTGAACAGGAAGAACATCCAGGATAACAGAGTTCACTGCTGCCTCTACTTCATCTCTCCCTTCGGACACGG CCTGAGGCCTCTGGATGTGGAGTTTATGAAGGCCCTTCATGAGAAGGTCAACATTGTGCCAATCCTGGCCAAGGCCGATACACTCACACCCACCGAGGTCAAGAAAAAGAAATTCAAG ATCCGAGAGGAGATCCAGCAGTATGGGATTAAGATCTACCAGTTCCCAGACTGTGACTCTGATGAGGATGAGGACTTCAAACTGCAGGATCAGGAGCTCAAG gacAGTATACCGTTTGCGGTGATCGGCAGCAACACGGTGGTGGAGGCCAAAGGGAAGAGGGTCCGGGGTCGTCTTTATCCCTGGGGCATCGTGGAAG TGGAGAACTCAGCGCACTGTGACTTTGTGAAGCTGAGGAACATGTTGGTGAGGACACACATGCAGGACCTGAAGGATGTGACACGGGAGACCCACTATGAGAACTACAGGGCTCACTGCATTCAGAGCATGACCCGCATGGTGGTGAAGGAACGCAACCGCAa TAAACTGACCAGGGAGAGCGGCACAGACTTCCCCATCCCTGTGATACCAAGTAccacagacacagagacggagAAGCTAATCCGAGAGAAAGACGAAGAG TTGCGGCGAATGCAAGAGATGCTCACAAAGATCCAGGAACAGATGCACACGCAGAAGGAGGCCTATTAA
- the LOC109875610 gene encoding max-binding protein MNT isoform X1, producing MSIETLLEAAKFLELQAQQQQKAREENELREKLCLEQLSDHKRNDVTTHSSPIQMNYVTRAEDSCPYSERCPAFVPPPLPPPSMTVIPIPMMTSNHTGLPPTVPTPSSTTLSSQAGAATHLASPRRDPHSPGQGHQGQGVLLALSPQVKTDHSHHLSLAQSGNQKQNHHHHHLPQIVSPQSGTHKLLQKQQQQSPQLVQPYPGSIVSASQLHSLLPQPGPQTPCGGQTSPVGGRGSPPDLDGKKRPGGAGTREVHNKLEKNRRAHLKECFDTLKKNIPNADEKKTSNLSVLRSALRYIQTLKRKEKEYEHEMERLAREKIATQQRLAELKNELSQWMNVMEIDRVLRQTFQPEDDQASTSTASEGEDDMDEENVPAAPTALPTMPQQAIQPELCKTVTPTPITPTTSNLTQHISSQHKAQTYPQPQLHPHLLSALPVSATFSTPTSSITTTPIQALLSAHTHIVTSPSTLFPAHTHIVTSPSTLFPAHTHIVTSPSTLFPAHTHMVKAPSLQPTVIAHGSASHASVIQAVNHVIQAQTSSGGAKHLTHLAPSSSASMQLAPGHHQPIGHITVHPVTHLGQHHLPTIYPQPVAVTQPAMVGHITHTITHAQVNGTVPNQGTTTIMGKQMGVGAQVVAHHPQLLNPVTMVTMPSFPVSTLKLA from the exons AGGAGAATGAGCTGCGGGAGAAGCTTTGCCTCGAACAGCTATCTGACCACAAACGCAATGATGTCACTACCCACTCCTCCCCCATCCAGATGAACTATGTGACCCGAGCAGAAGACTCCTGCCCCTACTCAGAGCGCTGCCCCGCCTTTGTCCCGCCCCCACTGCCGCCCCCCTCCATGACTGTCATTCCTATCCCCATGATGACCTCCAACCACACAGGTCTGCCCCCCACCGTCCCAACCCCCTCTTCCACCACCCTGTCCTCCCAGGCTGGGGCAGCAACCCACCTGGCCTCCCCCAGGAGGGACCCTCACTCTCCAGGGCAGGGCCACCAGGGACAGGGTGTGCTTTTGGCTCTCTCTCCTCAGGTGAAGACAGACCACTCCCACCACTTGTCTTTGGCTCAATCTGGCAACCAAAAGCagaatcatcaccaccatcaccttcCACAGATTGTTTCCCCTCAATCTGGAACCCATAAACTGCTGCAGAAGCAACAACAGCAGTCTCCCCAGCTGGTGCAACCCTACCCTGGCTCCATCGTCTCAGCCTCCCAGCTGCATTCCTTACTCCCCCAGCCAGGGCCCCAGACTCCGTGCGGAGGCCAGACCAGCCCTGTTGGGGGCCGAGGCAGCCCCCCTGACCTGGACGGGAAGAAGAGGCCTGGAGG GGCAGGGACAAGAGAAGTACATAACAAGCTTGAGAAAAACAG ACGTGCTCACCTGAAAGAGTGCTTTGACACCCtgaagaaaaacatccccaatgCAGACGAGAAGAAGACCTCTAACCTCAGTGTCCTGAGGAGCGCCCTCCGATATATACAG ACGTTAAAGCGCAAGGAGAAGGAGTACGAGCATGAGATGGAGAGACTGGCGCGGGAGAAGATCGCTACTCAGCAGCGATTGGCTGAGCTGAAGAACGAGCTGAGCCAATGGATGAATGTCATGGAGATCGACCGTGTTCTCAGACAGACGTTTCAACCAGAAGACGACCAGGCTTCTACCTCTACTGCCTCAG AGGGTGAAGACGACATGGATGAAGAGAATGTTCCGGCAGCACCGACAGCCTTACCCACCATGCCTCAACAAGCCATACAGCCTGAGTTGTGCAAGACTGTGACCCCCACTCCCATAACCCCCACTACCTCCAACCtcacccaacacatctccagccAACACAAGGCCCAAACATACCCCCAGCCCCAGCTTCACCCCCACCTGCTGTCAGCCCTGCCTGTCTCAGCTACGTTCTCCACCCCAACATccagcatcaccaccaccccTATCCAGGCCCTCCTATCGGCCCACACACACATCGTAACCTCCCCTAGCACCCTCTtccctgcccacacacacatcGTAACCTCCCCTAGCACCCTCTTCCCGGCCCACACACACATCGTAACCTCCCCTAGCACCCTCTTCCCggctcacacacacatggtaaaGGCCCCCAGCCTGCAGCCCACGGTCATCGCCCACGGCTCGGCTTCCCACGCCTCCGTCATCCAGGCCGTCAACCACGTCATCCAGGCCCAGACTTCATCTGGAGGAGCCAAACACCTCACCCACCTAGccccctcctcctcagcctccaTGCAGCTGGCCCCAGGGCACCACCAGCCCATCGGACACATCACCGTCCACCCTGTTACCCACCTGGGCCAGCACCATTTACCCACCATCTACCCCCAACCTGTGGCTGTCACCCAGCCAGCCATGGTGGGCCACATCACCCATACCATCACCCATGCCCAGGTCAATGGTACTGTCCCCAACCAGGGCACAACCACCATCATGGGAAAGCAGATGGGAGTTGGTGCCCAGGTGGTGGCACATCACCCACAGCTGCTGAACCCTGTAACTATGGTGACCATGCCCTCATTCCCCGTTAGCACTTTGAAGCTAGCCTGA
- the LOC109875610 gene encoding max-binding protein MNT isoform X2: MSIETLLEAAKFLELQAQQQQKAREENELREKLCLEQLSDHKRNDVTTHSSPIQMNYVTRAEDSCPYSERCPAFVPPPLPPPSMTVIPIPMMTSNHTGLPPTVPTPSSTTLSSQAGAATHLASPRRDPHSPGQGHQGQGVLLALSPQVKTDHSHHLSLAQSGNQKQNHHHHHLPQIVSPQSGTHKLLQKQQQQSPQLVQPYPGSIVSASQLHSLLPQPGPQTPCGGQTSPVGGRGSPPDLDGKKRPGGRAHLKECFDTLKKNIPNADEKKTSNLSVLRSALRYIQTLKRKEKEYEHEMERLAREKIATQQRLAELKNELSQWMNVMEIDRVLRQTFQPEDDQASTSTASEGEDDMDEENVPAAPTALPTMPQQAIQPELCKTVTPTPITPTTSNLTQHISSQHKAQTYPQPQLHPHLLSALPVSATFSTPTSSITTTPIQALLSAHTHIVTSPSTLFPAHTHIVTSPSTLFPAHTHIVTSPSTLFPAHTHMVKAPSLQPTVIAHGSASHASVIQAVNHVIQAQTSSGGAKHLTHLAPSSSASMQLAPGHHQPIGHITVHPVTHLGQHHLPTIYPQPVAVTQPAMVGHITHTITHAQVNGTVPNQGTTTIMGKQMGVGAQVVAHHPQLLNPVTMVTMPSFPVSTLKLA, encoded by the exons AGGAGAATGAGCTGCGGGAGAAGCTTTGCCTCGAACAGCTATCTGACCACAAACGCAATGATGTCACTACCCACTCCTCCCCCATCCAGATGAACTATGTGACCCGAGCAGAAGACTCCTGCCCCTACTCAGAGCGCTGCCCCGCCTTTGTCCCGCCCCCACTGCCGCCCCCCTCCATGACTGTCATTCCTATCCCCATGATGACCTCCAACCACACAGGTCTGCCCCCCACCGTCCCAACCCCCTCTTCCACCACCCTGTCCTCCCAGGCTGGGGCAGCAACCCACCTGGCCTCCCCCAGGAGGGACCCTCACTCTCCAGGGCAGGGCCACCAGGGACAGGGTGTGCTTTTGGCTCTCTCTCCTCAGGTGAAGACAGACCACTCCCACCACTTGTCTTTGGCTCAATCTGGCAACCAAAAGCagaatcatcaccaccatcaccttcCACAGATTGTTTCCCCTCAATCTGGAACCCATAAACTGCTGCAGAAGCAACAACAGCAGTCTCCCCAGCTGGTGCAACCCTACCCTGGCTCCATCGTCTCAGCCTCCCAGCTGCATTCCTTACTCCCCCAGCCAGGGCCCCAGACTCCGTGCGGAGGCCAGACCAGCCCTGTTGGGGGCCGAGGCAGCCCCCCTGACCTGGACGGGAAGAAGAGGCCTGGAGG ACGTGCTCACCTGAAAGAGTGCTTTGACACCCtgaagaaaaacatccccaatgCAGACGAGAAGAAGACCTCTAACCTCAGTGTCCTGAGGAGCGCCCTCCGATATATACAG ACGTTAAAGCGCAAGGAGAAGGAGTACGAGCATGAGATGGAGAGACTGGCGCGGGAGAAGATCGCTACTCAGCAGCGATTGGCTGAGCTGAAGAACGAGCTGAGCCAATGGATGAATGTCATGGAGATCGACCGTGTTCTCAGACAGACGTTTCAACCAGAAGACGACCAGGCTTCTACCTCTACTGCCTCAG AGGGTGAAGACGACATGGATGAAGAGAATGTTCCGGCAGCACCGACAGCCTTACCCACCATGCCTCAACAAGCCATACAGCCTGAGTTGTGCAAGACTGTGACCCCCACTCCCATAACCCCCACTACCTCCAACCtcacccaacacatctccagccAACACAAGGCCCAAACATACCCCCAGCCCCAGCTTCACCCCCACCTGCTGTCAGCCCTGCCTGTCTCAGCTACGTTCTCCACCCCAACATccagcatcaccaccaccccTATCCAGGCCCTCCTATCGGCCCACACACACATCGTAACCTCCCCTAGCACCCTCTtccctgcccacacacacatcGTAACCTCCCCTAGCACCCTCTTCCCGGCCCACACACACATCGTAACCTCCCCTAGCACCCTCTTCCCggctcacacacacatggtaaaGGCCCCCAGCCTGCAGCCCACGGTCATCGCCCACGGCTCGGCTTCCCACGCCTCCGTCATCCAGGCCGTCAACCACGTCATCCAGGCCCAGACTTCATCTGGAGGAGCCAAACACCTCACCCACCTAGccccctcctcctcagcctccaTGCAGCTGGCCCCAGGGCACCACCAGCCCATCGGACACATCACCGTCCACCCTGTTACCCACCTGGGCCAGCACCATTTACCCACCATCTACCCCCAACCTGTGGCTGTCACCCAGCCAGCCATGGTGGGCCACATCACCCATACCATCACCCATGCCCAGGTCAATGGTACTGTCCCCAACCAGGGCACAACCACCATCATGGGAAAGCAGATGGGAGTTGGTGCCCAGGTGGTGGCACATCACCCACAGCTGCTGAACCCTGTAACTATGGTGACCATGCCCTCATTCCCCGTTAGCACTTTGAAGCTAGCCTGA